In Nilaparvata lugens isolate BPH unplaced genomic scaffold, ASM1435652v1 scaffold3624, whole genome shotgun sequence, one genomic interval encodes:
- the LOC120355618 gene encoding putative protein TPRXL, producing VGKYVEKFIKVHIASSSSSPSLSSSQSSSSSPSLSSSQSSSSSPSPSSSPLSHSLSSSHLSSSQSSSSSPSLSSSQS from the exons GTGGGTAAATATGTTGAGAAGTTTATCAAGGTCCATATTGCA tcatcatcctcttctccttctctatcCTCTTCTCAGtcatcatcctcttctccttctctatcCTCTTCTCAGtcatcatcctcttctccttctccatcctcttctcctctaTCTCATTCTCTATCCTCTTCTCA TCTATCCTCTTCTCAGtcatcatcctcttctccttctctatcCTCTTCTCAGtca